From a region of the Verrucomicrobiota bacterium genome:
- a CDS encoding isochorismatase family protein — protein MKFTLFSLVFAIVALPVVEVPLLGENSDTLKLQLRTRAKSPDGRASENQEINAANWAPEKTAMIICDMWDDHTCKGAAARVAEMAPSINHFAKTARDRGVFVVHAPSGRMDYYQDTPQRQRAVNAPEMKASVPIQWNNWDPDREGPPMEEIFEGGCACAEPCYNFEVDESGFRHWKRGPELPWTRQIDTIEIHPEDAISDKGEEIYNLLQQRGIDNVILLGVHTNICVSGRPFGLRQMTYHGKNVVLVRDLTDGLFQPVDSDLDHIAGNELIVKHIEASVAPTMLSSDITNTPPFKFQQN, from the coding sequence ATGAAGTTCACTCTTTTCAGCTTAGTTTTCGCGATTGTGGCTTTACCTGTGGTCGAAGTACCTCTTTTGGGGGAGAATTCTGACACGCTAAAACTGCAATTGAGAACACGTGCGAAAAGTCCAGATGGGCGAGCGTCCGAAAACCAGGAAATCAACGCCGCCAATTGGGCACCTGAAAAGACAGCTATGATCATTTGCGACATGTGGGACGATCACACGTGCAAAGGTGCTGCAGCGCGGGTTGCTGAAATGGCACCTTCAATTAACCATTTCGCAAAAACCGCCCGTGATCGCGGCGTGTTCGTGGTTCACGCACCGAGTGGTCGCATGGATTATTATCAGGACACTCCCCAACGACAACGAGCAGTCAACGCGCCCGAGATGAAGGCCTCCGTGCCGATCCAGTGGAACAATTGGGACCCCGACCGGGAGGGACCGCCGATGGAAGAAATATTTGAAGGTGGATGCGCCTGTGCGGAGCCCTGTTACAATTTCGAGGTAGACGAAAGCGGATTCCGGCATTGGAAACGTGGCCCAGAGCTCCCCTGGACCCGGCAAATAGATACGATCGAAATCCATCCAGAAGATGCGATCAGTGATAAAGGCGAGGAGATTTATAATCTGTTGCAGCAACGAGGCATCGATAATGTGATCCTCTTAGGCGTCCACACCAATATATGTGTCAGTGGCCGTCCCTTTGGCTTACGCCAGATGACTTACCACGGGAAGAACGTAGTGCTTGTTCGAGATTTGACGGATGGCCTTTTTCAACCTGTTGATTCCGATCTGGATCACATCGCAGGGAATGAGCTAATCGTAAAACACATTGAGGCATCAGTCGCTCCAACCATGCTGTCATCGGATATTACCAATACGCCTCCTTTCAAATTCCAGCAGAATTAA
- the leuA gene encoding 2-isopropylmalate synthase — protein MQKAPITKYQPFKGVALPDRQWPEKTIDKAPIWCSVDLRDGNQALAIPMNIEEKLEMFNLLVSVGFKQIEVGFPSASDTEYNFLRRLIEDKLIPEDVTLQVLVQAREHLIRRTFEAIKGAPRVIVHLYNSTNPLQRRVTFGLSKEEIKDIAVTGTALVRELVGTVPETEVLFQYSPESFSDTEMEFALEVCEAVFATWNPAADESIILNLPATVELATPNIHADQIEWFCRNFSKRDQIIVSLHTHNDRGTGVAATELGLMAGADRVEGTLFGNGERTGNLDIVIVALNLYSQGIDSGLDFTNLTTIRNIYERCTRMDVHDRHPYSGDLVFTAFSGSHQDAIKKGMEQMDPADGALWQVPYLLIDPKDIGRDYEAIIRINSQSGKGGVSFVLENEFGYLIPKSMGPELGNLVSNLADKLSRELTPGEILESFLNEYTKQETPLNVKAFNEVARFAETREIELVADLSWNGQDKKIQGRGNGPINAFCNGLGANELKHFHLVSFSEHSIGLGSGTKAAAYVQIQKYNAGLFWGIGVDNDIELASLKALVSAINRSETS, from the coding sequence ATGCAAAAAGCACCCATTACAAAGTATCAGCCATTTAAAGGCGTGGCATTGCCAGATCGCCAATGGCCCGAAAAAACTATCGATAAAGCACCCATTTGGTGCAGCGTCGATTTACGCGATGGCAACCAAGCCCTGGCCATCCCGATGAATATCGAAGAAAAGCTTGAGATGTTCAACTTGCTCGTGTCTGTAGGATTCAAGCAAATCGAAGTAGGGTTTCCCTCAGCCAGCGACACGGAATACAATTTCTTGCGCCGCCTGATTGAGGACAAATTAATACCGGAGGACGTTACTCTTCAGGTTCTTGTTCAAGCTCGTGAACATCTGATTCGCCGAACTTTTGAAGCCATCAAGGGTGCGCCCAGGGTGATAGTCCATCTCTACAATTCCACCAACCCTCTGCAAAGACGGGTAACTTTCGGTTTGTCAAAAGAGGAGATCAAGGACATCGCGGTTACGGGCACAGCTTTGGTTCGTGAGTTGGTAGGTACGGTTCCGGAAACTGAAGTGTTGTTCCAGTATTCACCTGAAAGTTTTTCGGACACTGAAATGGAGTTCGCTCTGGAAGTGTGCGAAGCCGTGTTCGCTACGTGGAATCCAGCGGCAGATGAATCCATTATTCTTAATCTGCCAGCCACGGTTGAGTTGGCCACGCCGAACATACACGCTGACCAGATAGAATGGTTCTGCCGCAATTTTTCAAAACGGGACCAGATTATCGTAAGCTTACATACCCATAATGATCGTGGGACCGGGGTCGCTGCGACCGAGCTGGGGTTGATGGCTGGTGCGGATCGCGTGGAAGGGACCCTGTTTGGCAATGGTGAGCGCACCGGTAATCTGGATATCGTAATAGTAGCGCTGAACCTATATTCCCAGGGCATCGATTCGGGACTTGATTTTACTAATCTGACGACCATTCGCAACATCTACGAAAGATGTACACGCATGGATGTTCATGATAGGCATCCCTACAGTGGTGACCTCGTCTTCACTGCCTTTTCCGGCTCACACCAGGATGCGATTAAAAAAGGGATGGAACAAATGGACCCTGCCGATGGCGCATTGTGGCAAGTCCCTTACCTGCTGATCGACCCCAAGGATATCGGGAGAGACTACGAGGCTATCATCCGCATCAATAGTCAGTCGGGAAAAGGCGGCGTATCATTTGTCTTGGAGAATGAATTCGGCTACCTGATACCGAAATCGATGGGGCCTGAATTAGGGAATCTGGTTTCGAATTTGGCGGATAAATTATCACGGGAACTTACTCCCGGCGAAATCCTGGAATCGTTTTTGAATGAATACACCAAGCAAGAAACGCCTTTGAATGTGAAAGCATTCAATGAGGTAGCCCGTTTTGCGGAAACCAGAGAAATTGAATTGGTTGCAGATCTATCCTGGAATGGACAAGACAAGAAAATCCAGGGTCGAGGCAACGGACCGATCAATGCGTTTTGTAATGGTCTTGGGGCAAATGAATTGAAGCACTTCCATCTCGTATCATTTTCTGAACATTCAATCGGGTTGGGTTCTGGAACGAAAGCGGCGGCCTATGTGCAGATTCAAAAATATAATGCAGGCCTTTTCTGGGGGATCGGTGTCGACAACGACATTGAGCTGGCGAGTTTAAAAGCACTCGTTTCAGCAATCAATCGCTCAGAAACTTCCTGA
- the dnaX gene encoding DNA polymerase III subunit gamma/tau, translating into MADGYQVIARRWRPQQFDEIVGQDHITRTLKNAITSNRIAHAYLFVGPRGTGKTTTARMFAKALNCEGGPSITPDDSSDICKSIMDGSCMDVIEIDGASNNSVEQIRQLREDCQYSPAQCPFKIYIIDEVHMLSTGAFNALLKTLEEPPSHVKFLFATTEAHKILPTIVSRCQRFEFRPISDQVICDKLQMIAKAEKITIDDAALKSVARLANGGMRDAQSTLDQLISFCGESINEADVLEVYGLASQDQIHRLATLLAQANFPAILSTVEEFASGGKDLYRILVDLQTYLREVLIDGIRNGGKTSLLGPPILVECIMRMNDALHRGEGGVKMGLSQTVNFEVTLLRAVEESRTRAIDSLIKELSGIAKAAPEASDQKKNS; encoded by the coding sequence ATGGCAGACGGATATCAGGTCATTGCTCGCCGCTGGCGGCCCCAACAATTTGATGAAATTGTAGGGCAAGACCATATCACGAGGACTCTTAAGAACGCCATCACGTCCAACCGTATTGCGCACGCCTACTTATTTGTAGGTCCTCGTGGCACTGGAAAAACGACCACAGCGCGTATGTTTGCCAAAGCTCTCAATTGCGAGGGCGGTCCATCCATAACACCCGATGATAGTTCCGATATCTGCAAATCCATCATGGATGGCAGCTGTATGGATGTGATAGAAATTGATGGTGCGTCCAACAATTCGGTGGAGCAAATCCGCCAGCTTCGAGAGGATTGCCAGTATTCGCCGGCTCAGTGCCCTTTCAAAATTTACATCATCGATGAGGTACACATGCTTTCGACCGGTGCATTCAATGCATTGTTGAAAACCCTGGAAGAGCCACCATCCCACGTTAAGTTCCTCTTTGCGACCACGGAGGCTCACAAGATATTGCCGACCATCGTTAGTCGCTGCCAGCGCTTTGAGTTTAGACCGATTAGCGACCAGGTGATTTGCGATAAGTTGCAAATGATCGCCAAGGCTGAAAAAATCACGATCGACGACGCTGCGCTGAAATCCGTTGCCCGTTTGGCTAATGGGGGAATGCGCGATGCGCAATCGACCTTGGATCAGCTCATCTCCTTTTGTGGCGAAAGTATAAATGAAGCCGATGTGCTGGAAGTGTATGGGCTCGCTTCCCAGGATCAGATTCATAGGCTCGCAACTTTGCTTGCCCAGGCCAACTTCCCGGCGATCCTATCCACCGTAGAAGAATTTGCCTCGGGCGGAAAAGACCTCTATCGAATTCTGGTTGATTTGCAGACCTACCTTCGGGAAGTGCTCATTGATGGTATCCGCAATGGAGGAAAGACATCCCTTTTAGGCCCTCCCATTCTCGTTGAATGCATCATGCGAATGAATGATGCCCTACACCGGGGTGAAGGCGGTGTAAAGATGGGCTTATCTCAAACGGTTAATTTTGAAGTGACATTGCTTCGTGCTGTCGAGGAGAGCCGAACGAGGGCCATTGACTCCTTGATCAAGGAACTCTCGGGAATCGCCAAGGCCGCTCCGGAAGCGTCCGATCAAAAAAAAAATAGCTGA
- a CDS encoding FAD-binding protein: MPKKSALQELKKRLGASVKTDADSLYWKSFDSSKLSFPIEAVIQPKNDKQIGVLLKLANQYKVPVTTRGSGTCLTGAASPVQGGWVLDLSGWKKVRIDSESGMAYVETGAVLETIKKKAERVGWYYPPDPSSKRFCSIGGTIACNAGGMTGAKYGVTRDYVYALEGFLPNGEFVRWGADVRKYVSGYNMKDLWIGSEGTLGVITRAVMRLIPKPPLKWTLLTAFKNDSRALAAVKALMKARLIPSILEFLDDETVLCAERRTGKAFFPGVGQAPMVLLELDGYKESVERDREKVLAWAKERGLKYSETYDFDEAEQLWQVRRQSSPAMYEMGNTKLNEDIVVPLRNQAVFMRFIKQLKRETGLAIPTFGHAADGNFHVNIMFNRGDKVQERIAKKAVIKLMKTVVEMGGAITGEHGVGLAKSPFLKFQHNKAEIAAMRAIKEVLDPNNIMNPGKIFEPYVVWDKIPEKVQLPWDHK, encoded by the coding sequence ATGCCAAAAAAGTCGGCCCTACAGGAATTGAAGAAAAGACTGGGTGCTTCCGTAAAGACGGATGCCGACAGTTTATATTGGAAATCGTTTGATAGCAGTAAGCTGTCGTTTCCCATTGAGGCGGTGATCCAACCCAAGAACGATAAGCAAATCGGAGTCCTTCTAAAATTGGCCAATCAATACAAGGTTCCGGTGACGACCCGCGGGTCTGGAACTTGCCTGACTGGTGCTGCGTCTCCGGTACAAGGTGGATGGGTCCTCGACCTGTCCGGGTGGAAGAAGGTCAGGATCGATAGCGAGAGTGGCATGGCTTACGTGGAAACGGGCGCTGTTCTGGAAACGATTAAGAAAAAGGCCGAACGGGTGGGTTGGTATTACCCGCCGGATCCTTCTTCCAAACGATTTTGTTCCATTGGTGGAACCATCGCCTGCAATGCCGGTGGCATGACCGGCGCAAAGTATGGAGTTACGCGGGATTATGTTTACGCCTTGGAGGGATTTTTACCCAATGGCGAATTTGTTCGTTGGGGAGCCGACGTGCGGAAGTATGTTTCCGGTTATAATATGAAGGACCTTTGGATCGGCAGTGAAGGTACTCTGGGCGTAATCACCCGCGCAGTTATGCGACTGATTCCCAAACCGCCTTTGAAATGGACCCTGCTTACTGCCTTTAAAAATGACAGCCGTGCATTGGCCGCCGTCAAGGCATTGATGAAAGCCCGGCTTATCCCTTCCATTCTGGAATTTCTGGACGACGAAACCGTGCTCTGCGCAGAACGTAGGACGGGTAAAGCATTTTTCCCCGGCGTTGGGCAGGCACCGATGGTGCTTCTCGAATTGGATGGCTATAAGGAATCGGTTGAGCGCGATCGAGAGAAAGTATTGGCCTGGGCAAAAGAACGCGGTCTCAAGTATTCAGAAACTTATGACTTCGATGAAGCGGAACAGCTTTGGCAGGTTCGTCGGCAATCATCCCCTGCCATGTATGAAATGGGAAACACCAAGCTGAATGAAGATATCGTGGTTCCTCTCAGAAACCAGGCGGTCTTTATGCGGTTCATCAAACAATTGAAGCGGGAAACCGGCCTGGCTATTCCTACTTTCGGTCATGCTGCGGATGGGAACTTTCACGTGAACATCATGTTCAACCGGGGAGATAAAGTTCAGGAGCGAATTGCCAAGAAGGCCGTAATAAAACTGATGAAGACGGTTGTCGAAATGGGGGGTGCCATCACCGGCGAACATGGAGTAGGGCTTGCCAAATCTCCCTTCCTTAAGTTTCAACACAACAAAGCGGAAATTGCTGCCATGCGTGCCATCAAAGAAGTGCTCGATCCGAACAACATTATGAATCCTGGAAAGATTTTCGAGCCCTATGTTGTATGGGATAAAATCCCAGAGAAGGTTCAACTTCCCTGGGATCATAAGTAG
- a CDS encoding energy transducer TonB produces MRHPPSPIYESKSGRTTLSLVFTILITGGLFIILPLSQLSSEPTVPKDEEERKPFLINVPPKPPDPPVPDKPEDKPDDEIELNAPKEKPSIRDVTDFYSGVRGTGDGGVMKNFRVPDIDIKDLIYEPEDLDSHPQALVQSAPAFPSALKRGRIEGFVEVVFVVTADGKVRNIRISKASHREFAESVRDSVRQWSFEPGKLNNKAVATRVRQTFHFTLK; encoded by the coding sequence ATGAGACACCCACCTAGCCCCATCTATGAAAGTAAGTCCGGAAGAACAACTCTCAGCCTGGTATTCACAATTCTGATAACAGGCGGACTGTTTATTATTCTTCCCCTATCACAACTATCGTCTGAACCAACGGTTCCCAAGGATGAAGAGGAGAGAAAGCCCTTTTTGATTAACGTACCTCCAAAGCCACCAGATCCGCCCGTACCTGATAAACCTGAGGATAAGCCAGACGATGAAATCGAATTGAATGCTCCTAAAGAAAAACCCAGTATTCGTGATGTCACTGATTTTTACAGCGGAGTCAGAGGAACGGGCGATGGAGGTGTAATGAAGAATTTCCGGGTCCCCGATATCGATATAAAAGACCTGATCTACGAACCTGAGGATCTTGATTCACATCCCCAAGCTCTTGTGCAATCAGCCCCTGCTTTCCCATCCGCATTAAAACGCGGACGCATCGAAGGATTTGTTGAAGTTGTCTTTGTGGTGACTGCCGATGGCAAGGTCAGGAATATCAGAATAAGTAAAGCCAGCCATAGAGAATTCGCCGAGAGTGTGCGCGATTCAGTCAGGCAATGGAGTTTCGAACCTGGAAAACTAAACAACAAAGCCGTCGCGACACGTGTGCGACAAACCTTTCATTTTACCCTCAAATAA
- a CDS encoding sulfatase — MAPFLKTNSTRIILSIFFFVVLGLLTISCQKQEALSVVSENENPPNIIFVYVDNLGYGDIEPFGATTIKTPNLNRMAAEGRKFTHFCVTAGVCTPSRASAMTGCYAQRVGMHQNERDVHVLRPISPYGLNPEEITVAEILKGQGYATTCIGKWHLGDQPPFLPTRQGFDSYFGIPYSDDMTARTWEPDGSVWPPLPLMENEHVIEAPVDRDYLTKRYTERALDFIESNQNQPFFIYMPQAMPGSTRAPYASPEFRGKSEAGPWGDAVEELDWSLGQILDKLVELGIDKNTLVLWTSDNGSPMTTTPNGPYRGTNAPLFGRGYTTAEGAFRVPTIFWWPGKIPANTVCEELSTTMDLLPTFARLAGSNPPTDRTIDGHNIRSLILGEQNSETPYEAFYYYQRDQLQAVRSGPWKLFVSIDNSLGHPHFPRSDTGPTKPLLFNVVEDISSKNNKADQHPDIVARLELLAEKGRNDLGDLNRPGSGQRTRGHVPNPKPQVLKSLE, encoded by the coding sequence ATGGCACCTTTCCTAAAAACAAATTCCACAAGGATAATACTATCGATTTTCTTTTTTGTCGTGTTGGGTCTTCTGACTATTTCATGTCAAAAGCAAGAAGCTCTTTCCGTTGTTTCTGAAAACGAAAATCCTCCCAATATCATTTTTGTGTATGTCGACAACCTGGGATACGGAGACATCGAACCGTTTGGAGCCACAACAATAAAGACACCGAACCTGAATCGTATGGCGGCGGAAGGTAGGAAGTTTACACACTTCTGTGTGACTGCTGGTGTTTGCACCCCTTCCCGCGCTTCCGCCATGACTGGCTGTTATGCTCAAAGAGTTGGAATGCACCAGAATGAACGGGACGTGCATGTGCTTCGCCCCATTTCTCCTTATGGACTAAATCCCGAGGAGATTACGGTAGCCGAGATTCTCAAGGGTCAAGGTTATGCCACAACCTGCATTGGCAAATGGCATCTGGGAGATCAGCCACCGTTTTTGCCAACAAGACAAGGGTTTGATTCCTATTTTGGAATTCCCTATTCCGACGACATGACCGCCCGAACTTGGGAGCCCGACGGTTCGGTGTGGCCGCCACTTCCTCTCATGGAAAACGAGCACGTTATCGAAGCGCCAGTCGACCGTGATTATCTCACCAAGCGCTACACGGAACGCGCGCTCGATTTCATCGAATCGAATCAGAATCAGCCTTTTTTTATCTACATGCCGCAGGCGATGCCGGGATCCACTCGTGCGCCTTATGCGTCGCCTGAGTTTCGCGGCAAATCCGAAGCAGGTCCTTGGGGTGATGCCGTGGAAGAGTTGGATTGGTCTCTTGGACAAATACTCGATAAGCTCGTCGAGCTTGGCATTGATAAAAATACTCTGGTTCTATGGACCTCCGATAACGGCTCTCCGATGACCACCACACCCAACGGGCCTTATCGAGGGACTAACGCTCCTTTATTTGGGCGGGGCTATACCACTGCCGAGGGTGCTTTCCGGGTCCCGACTATTTTTTGGTGGCCTGGCAAAATTCCGGCCAACACCGTTTGCGAGGAACTCTCCACCACCATGGATCTTCTTCCAACCTTCGCTCGTTTAGCCGGATCGAATCCTCCGACGGATCGAACTATCGACGGTCATAATATACGTTCCTTGATTCTCGGTGAGCAAAATAGTGAAACGCCTTATGAGGCATTTTATTACTACCAACGTGATCAACTTCAAGCCGTCCGTTCAGGTCCTTGGAAGCTTTTTGTCTCCATTGATAATTCGTTGGGCCATCCGCACTTTCCCAGATCTGACACCGGTCCTACCAAACCTCTATTGTTTAATGTGGTAGAAGACATAAGCAGTAAAAACAATAAGGCCGATCAACATCCGGATATTGTCGCACGACTCGAATTACTTGCAGAGAAAGGTCGCAACGATTTGGGCGATCTCAATCGACCTGGTAGTGGTCAACGAACGCGTGGTCATGTGCCCAATCCCAAACCTCAGGTTCTAAAATCATTGGAGTGA
- a CDS encoding mechanosensitive ion channel has product MLEEITRRYQSALNYFETPGFQWESGIILTVLLVSFLLASFLKRTLYKKLGNLPSPWISKTLVPAFVPLTMPAAYILICSMVQGGIIQKGIDDVLLTPFTNLAVGWFLVVMVNRMTQERFWQRILGTLIVAVTLLEISGLLEPTLAGLEQIGFGLGSIQITLLGIIKGILMLLFLIWMSIWLSGAAESQMHKMPNITPSMEVLFSKILKVTLITLSILVGLSSFGIQLSSLTVLGGAIGLGLGFGLQKVISNLISGVILLLDKSIKPGDVISIDDTYGWINKLSARYVSVITRDGRETLIPNENLITNQVENWSFSDTKVRLRSPIGISYNSDVRKAIELCKQAALNVDRVLKTPPPQCPVKGFGDNSVDLELRFWIQDPANGITNIKSEIYLEIWDLFHEHNIEIPYPQRDIHIRGGEPLKVQMEKESKGDE; this is encoded by the coding sequence ATGTTGGAAGAAATAACCCGCAGGTACCAATCCGCTCTAAACTACTTCGAAACTCCAGGTTTCCAGTGGGAAAGCGGCATCATTCTCACAGTGTTGCTTGTAAGCTTCCTTTTGGCATCCTTTTTAAAGAGGACTCTTTACAAAAAACTAGGTAATTTGCCCTCGCCATGGATATCGAAGACACTGGTGCCCGCGTTTGTTCCCCTTACGATGCCAGCAGCCTATATCCTGATCTGCTCAATGGTGCAGGGAGGGATAATCCAAAAGGGAATTGATGACGTCCTGTTGACCCCTTTTACCAACCTGGCGGTGGGTTGGTTCCTGGTAGTGATGGTAAACCGAATGACGCAGGAACGGTTTTGGCAGCGGATACTGGGAACTCTGATCGTTGCCGTTACCTTACTCGAAATTTCAGGACTTCTCGAACCAACCCTTGCTGGCCTCGAACAAATCGGCTTTGGGCTTGGAAGTATTCAAATCACACTGCTGGGAATCATAAAAGGGATTCTCATGCTCCTTTTCCTCATTTGGATGAGCATTTGGCTTTCGGGTGCTGCGGAGTCCCAGATGCACAAAATGCCCAACATTACTCCTTCCATGGAGGTGTTGTTTTCCAAAATCCTCAAGGTAACCCTTATTACTCTTTCAATCCTGGTGGGGCTGAGCTCGTTTGGGATTCAGCTCTCCTCATTGACCGTCCTGGGAGGTGCCATTGGCCTCGGTCTTGGTTTTGGTCTTCAAAAGGTCATTTCAAATCTCATTAGCGGAGTCATCCTTCTGTTGGATAAGTCGATAAAACCGGGTGATGTCATTTCTATAGACGATACGTATGGTTGGATCAATAAATTGAGCGCTCGTTACGTTTCCGTGATCACACGGGATGGCCGGGAAACCCTGATACCCAACGAAAACCTGATCACCAATCAAGTGGAGAACTGGTCCTTCTCGGACACCAAGGTTCGTCTCAGGTCTCCTATCGGGATATCTTATAATTCCGATGTAAGAAAAGCGATCGAACTTTGCAAGCAAGCCGCCCTCAATGTCGATCGTGTTCTAAAGACTCCACCACCCCAATGCCCGGTCAAAGGATTTGGGGATAATTCGGTGGACCTTGAGCTGAGATTTTGGATTCAAGATCCAGCAAATGGTATTACAAATATCAAAAGTGAAATATATTTAGAGATCTGGGATCTCTTCCATGAACACAATATTGAGATACCGTACCCACAAAGAGATATTCACATACGTGGAGGAGAACCGTTGAAGGTTCAGATGGAAAAAGAAAGTAAAGGTGATGAATGA